The genomic region GTGTGATTAAATCTTGCATGACCCTCCAAGACCCAGTTTGGGCACCCCTTTTCTAGTGAAAGAAGCCTTCTAGTAATCGATTGCTGTAGCCTTACAATCCTCTGAGGGAGGAGCTTGGCCCAGACGTGTGTCGTTTATGACAGTTTTTGCAGCATCACTGTTATGAATCCTTTGGGGTCAGCATATGtgctggaatctcagtgaatacttgacTCACGGACATGAGAAATACATTTATGTAAAGCTTGATCATTATACTCTTAAATGAACGGACTACACTTGAAAACAGATGCTCTTTGGTTTTGTAAGCTGTATGAAATGAATGCAGGGATACAGGCTGTCCTGTTTGACTTCATGAACTCTCACCTCCGCTATTCAATAgcaaatcacatgacagcaactcattgaatgcccacaaacttgtaatcGAAGACATCACTGTGATTTTTGGATATTTAATATCAGGAATAACTCCAGAGCAATCAGGCACTGTATTGCATAGTTTGATTGACAGGATGACATCTGATCCAGATCCAGCATAATCCAGAAAGAGCCATAAATAAGGTTGGTGTTGAGATCTCGTTTCCTTCAAGTGTGCATGCGGAATATTTCAGGTAATCTGGAAAATTCGATTTTTTTGTTGGAATCGAATGTTTAGAaacaaagagttaaattttattggtgattcaaaATATCAACTGTAATTATAAGCTTGTcttgagaatttgatgtttccccattcgcAAAATATACGCTCCCAAGTGttatgacttgccttaaagcgaCTATGTCTGCCTTTATTTAAATGCATAGACAGTTGAAGTGCTCACAGCTGTGCAAAAATGCTTTGGTGACCACATACCCTTTTGCTGTACACAGAGGTATGCACATTCCCAAAGGCAACTGATTTTCCATTTAATTCATAAGCTTAGCAAAACAAGTATGACTGGGTATTATTCTTTAGTATAACTACCCACTGGAGAAATATCCTGCTTAACTTGTGCTTGTGATGGAGGTTTGTGTTGATCAACGTTATATCAGCGGACTCAGGCTCGATACTATATGCTAAAATCAATGTCATTGTTACTGTACATATCGCAGTCTCTGAAGCTGGATTCCATATCTAATATATGCTAGTAGACAAATCACAACAGACTgcgccatctgaccaatcagagcagactctGTGaatctactctgctctgattgaccAGATAGCCCAGTCTTTTGTGATTGGTCTTACAGTTTTAGaacattcattttaaattgtaaacttttaaatttaaacacaaagaatattattatattattatacataaagaaaaatattatacacCATTTAGGAAGCTTTGAGAAATGAGGTCATGTGAAACGTACATTATGAGAAAATAAAACTCGTTTTTTGATATTCAAGAGATAAACATATTGTAGGAGTCCACCCAAATACAATTATGAagcgctaataataataataataataataataataataataataataataataataatgagactttaatgcatttaggcttgtTTCATTAATTATATCAACATATTGCACAACATAAATGTAGAAATGACAATGGTTGCGGTGCTTTTATCACACCGTCTGCTCTCTCTGGCAAAGATGCGATTAAAGCAGATCCTCCACACAAACATAGTCACCAAAAACTTAATTTGGCATTTTCCTGACAGCTACAGTCAGTTTTGAAGAAGTCTAAAAGAAATTGGATTTAAAAGCCACTAAATATCCAGCTGTGGTGACAGTATGAGATGGCGCAAACTCACTAAATAGCTAATAGCCTGCATCTACGTCCTGTACATTGTTTGATGCCATCTACtaaaaaaatatgtacttttaaatTATAGTAACAGAATTTCAAATAAAGCAACTAAATGGCTGCAGGAAGCACTCAATTTCTATTctaaaatttttatattaatacacTAAAATATGGATTCTAATATAAcaaaaattaacaacaacaaactgAGCTAGACTGAGCTAGTTTTAGCAAAGAATTGACTGCTTTTCTTGGCGTCAGTTTTTTTATATCTCACTTTCTTGTTTAATCAATCACTACAATTAAAGTCTGGGGGTGGTCATGTTTTTGTGATATTTTTGGAACAAAtgcagtaaacaaaacaaaacgatacCGTTGTGAAATAGCAAAAACCTTTTTAGGATTGTATGATAAACAACAACGTTCTTTAGAATTGtctattaaattgaaataaaaatgtacatgtcTTAACAGTCGGTTTTCATCAATATAATGGATCCTTGCtacataataaatgttaatttctttcttttttaatcttCATAAATGGAATGATTCAACCTTCAGGTTAAACTAACAGAGTTGTAGCATTAATTACAAacatgagtaataataataactttcttTGCTGACCTTATAAAGCCTCTGATCCTCCGGTGCTCGCTTCAGAATGCCCTCCACAATCCGCTTCAGCTCATAGACTGTGGTAGACTCCTTAGCATCTGTGAAGATGGTTGTCTTGTGACGTCTGATCATCAAAAAGACATcctggagagagaaaaaaaaaagcaagtcaGTAACTCAACTTTCAATTCCATCTCATTATAAACTCATCTTTGAGATCTGCAGCATGTTCAGTGcccaaatataaaaatgtctcATTTTAGGTTAGTATCTTTTAGACAGCAAagttactttattaaaataaaatccatattTATTCATTTCCATATGTacagttttcaaatatttccacaatgatgtttaagagagaaaaggaaattttcacaatgttttctataatattttttattctgaagaAAGTCGTATtggtttcatttcagctagaataaaagcagtttttattttttaaacattcaaggtgaatattataagcccccataacctcctagggcttatgtgtccacatacgtggacagcacattttagctcttaagtggctatttaaaatactttgaatgttttatattttgttacagacatacagcgtcatcctgcaactgttttgcagcaaatgaaatgtcccaaacactatttttaaaagtgttttatgtaaattcgcaCCACGAGTCCACGTATatagacatcatttttctctaaaaatacattgtatcaaaagatgatacttaggtttttattctaattaggttatAGGAGGTTAAAACtgttactgttgtcctaaaaaacttaacAAAACGTACATAAGTAGGAACCATATAGCAGAAAATTTggtcggttttaaaaccttttccaaaccacggtatccCTTGAAAATGGTTATATTGTCTCATGCCTAcggtgtatatttattatgcataaataaatacacatgtaTAAACTTCttaaatttatgtttaatttttttgtacatacatgtatgtgtgcttttatatttacataatatactcatcacacacatttgtattttataaataaacgcCTAATTTATTTTGTACGAGATTAGTAACAATAAATTGTTAAACATTGATAACTTGTATTACACGTTACTAACGTTACAgcatgattcaaaaacactacagtatttactacgGTATTTTCTAACTGGTGATGTttgatgcttttatccaaaccgACATTATGAGAAAATagtaaaaacttttgttttcgaAATGTACAAGTAAAACAACCGCTGTTTTtcgaataaaataatgaaaagaaaagcaGACGGCGAACAGCTGAAACGTGCCAATTGAGTTAAACAATTGCAAATGAAATGCCGACAGCTGCAGTTGTTTAAAGTTGTTGTTTACTTTGTTAATGGCAACACCTAGGAAATGCGGTGCGTCGCTGGCGGTTTGTTTACTGTCAGATAACTAAAAGCTGCATTACGAAGGGCTACATTTTTCTGTTAAACTAACTGTAAACGCGGATAAACCACGTATTATCGACGTCGAGTTATCGCAAgttatcttttttaaaaatggacGCGCAAACTGACGCTAGTGACGACGGCAGGCTACAAACATATAGACCCCCGCTCTATAGCCTATCTATTATTATTCATACTCGTTTATAACGTCGATTAAATTACTATGTGGATATTAAAAAGGCACAGCTTAGGATGATCGATGACAGGACCAGCCCGTTCCTACATTAAGGAGCTGTCATGAAATCAACACCGCGATTAACAGCCTCTTTCGGCCACAGCGTCGTGCAGCTcatgaacacacaaacaaaacaaaacaaaaccgatTGTCCATCGATTCTTAATATTCTCCAACTAGACAGGCCGTCGAGCGCCATTCGCTGACAATCTAATTAGTAGCCTAGTAAATTGGGCGGATTTAGCTTGGGAATGTTAGCCGGGTTGCTAAAAATATTGCGAAACAAAGAGCTCTGAATAAAGGCTGCGCTTACACACGGTAGCCACTACAATATGCATCTAACTTGTTTATAATACTTCACAGCTACATTTTAAACTCCAAAACGACTAAATATGTTTGATCTAGGTTTCGTTAGCTTCCTCACTCACCATTTCTCTACGTCTGTTTCGCTGACTTCTTCCACTATCCCACGCTGCACTGCGGAAATCAAAGCGCTCGATCCAGTCCTCCACGATCCCAGATGTCTTTGCGCGAGCAGCGTGAACTCTTTCCTGCGCAGGAGACGGTCGCGCCCTAGTGGCCTCACATAATTCGTTACATTCTTTTAACAATCACTTGTTGCCCAGAAAACAGTCTGTTTTAATTATGTTACGCGCATTTCGATGTACCGTTTCGGCTATTTCAGTGAAAAtgagaccatttcaatgtggtcatgtcatcaGCCCTGACctgcttatcaaactatttcatgacTGTAACAAGAGCCAATTCAAGCATAACTTGACGattaaacagctatcataacatttatcaatatgtggctcttttcgGATTCTCGGAGGCTAgcgaaattaaaaatgtaaatacgttgggaccattgttattgtttacatccctcaaaatggtctggtACGTGTGTTTGACGATGAAAAGTATTGAATTGATTTCGTAGGGCACTCCACCAGAGCCTGGAATGGCCCAAATTGTTCATTAGAATAGGATGTGTACATATTTTTTGATCATTTATTGGAGATTTTAGAGTAGTGGTTCTTAACCATGGACCCACTGTGAACAAGTGGCCTTTAAAATGGTTAATCTGGTTTAAAACGAAACACAATATGTTGTAAACCCGTTAATAAGTATAACTAAAGATGGAAGCTGGggtcatattttatatttaaattaatctcTTTTACACCTTTTAAAGAAAACCTGGATATAAACCCTGGTTTCATGGGTGAGGTTTAACGGTAGTCCAGCCTAAAGAGCATGTTTAAACCATCTGAACTGAAAATAACTTACATGGGGACCCATCCTAAAATGCAGTAGCGCACCAATAGTAATGTTTTGAGGGCGAaaaaaacaaactatatataatagaaataatgaaatatttaattaagaTGAATATTCCatgcattttcctttggcttagtccctttatttatcagggattgccacagtggaatgaactgccaacttatccagcatgttttatactgcggatgcccttccagccacacccCGGccaatgtttatgtttattcaattcacctatagcacacatctttggactgggggaaacgcaAACACCACagagacatgccaactgacccagtcaggactcgaacaaatgaccttcttgcttgaggcgacagtgctaaccactgagccacaatgattagtatttatataaaatataaattatttaataaagataaaaaaatgtttactctCAAATGGTTCCAAAGCTTTGTGGGGCTTATTTTCTGAAcacaaaagtatttattttgatGATTAATGGACACTGTTAGCCACCAATAGCCGTTGTAGAAATGGCtactaaaatatttcaaaatatatttttgtgttgagACTGTTAGTAAGGTTGTTCCAGAATATATGACATGGGACAGAAAACACAAATGAATCTGAAACGCACAAAGACACAACCTCAAAAGTAGTACAAACTGTTTATTGTGAACAAGGCCTTGCTGGATAAAACTGATGTCAACattataaaaagtttatttggGGGAAAACTCTAACATTAAATGTGCACACTTCATTTCAAAAGCTCACAATATCCTTCAAGATAGCCTGAAACTCTCAGGAGGGATCAAGACTTTAATAACAAAGCTTTTGATTCATTAAAGTTATCATTATTCACCTCATTAAATCAGTTATTTACTAACCAAATAAAGCTTTTCTCTTTTCTTACCCTCTTTTTCTGgcagtttattttagttaataCTACTCTCGTTATACCATTTAAAGGTATTAATTCACAATGTTGCATTATATTTCAATATGAAagtcacaataataataacaacctaGTCTTTCTGGACTTCAGGGTTCATTATCCTCCATCTGAACCGAGCTTCTTCCTCACACTTCAGTTATGATATTCAGGCACACTagcaacagaagaaataaagaaaacTACTGAACATTCTGGAGATTAACAAAATATAAGCAACAACCATAAGTAACAACAACAAGTTAGTGTTACTGTAACTGTTTAATTCATATACTTACCCAGTGTTTGCTTCATGAAACAACAATGCAATCCGCTGATTCTCCTGTGTTAAATGTGAAATGTTAATGACCACAGATGTGAAGGAAAAGCAGACACTGATAATGCTTCAGACGGCAGGGGATTATACTTACGGAATATTCGCTTTAGTGCCTCAATTTCTTTAAAAGGATTTGGTTTCTGGATTTTGAATGTGTACTTCGCAAGATCATCTTCACTGTGCTTGattggacaaaaaaataaatatctaattaTTTACATTGTATAAACTTTCagaatattaagatatttttgaaaaaataactTCTATACAGCAAGGACACGTTACAATAAAGTTACTAATGTTTCAAAAGAGCAAATAATTGCATTTGAACTTGATTCATAAAGAATCATGTGGCATTAAAAAAGGGAGTAATGGCTcaaatttcatcaaaaatacatttgtactgcattttgacaaaataaataCAGTCTTGGTGAGCATAATAGATGGCCAGAATACTTTGACCCTATTTTGTGCGTTGTAAACatgtaaaatcaaacaaaaccaacatttttttaaatggtacaTTTTCTAGAAACAGAGTGTTAaatgaacactccactttttttggaaataggctcattttacaactccacttgttaaacagttaaaaagttgagttttaccatttttcaatccattcagctgatctctgactctggaggaagcacttttagcttagcataaaatattgaatcagattagagcattagcattacactgaaaaaacaaaaaaaagtcaaaaaggtTTCGATAATTCAACAgagctgcataatatcattgtgcctgctgcagccatggtacagcagcaaagatcATTGATTATTACTCCAGAATGAGTGATGAGTGTATAGTTCTAAGCTGTATCGGCCTagaaaaatagcaacttttcattttcggTCGCTCTTAGTACACGTTGTAACTACAGAAGTGCCAAGCCTTAATTAGTTAATTATAAAAACGATAGCTTTTTTAGCTAAATGCGAATTCAATTCAATGATcatatggctgtttctcaatatgcattcttcagtgtTCTTGTGTCTTTAAgtaatgtcatcatcaactgccaaagtttagttccaaaactcaagaccgcaagaactgaggacgcatgaaagttcccggatgtgttggTATCGAGGATGCATCAATGCAGAGTTGAGCACCGaacttgctctagaagtcccagaaatcATTGCGACTAAATAAaggggaagcgcagcattttatatatacagtttaagtcagaattattagcccccattttttcccttaatttctgtttaacggagagctgatttttttttccaacacatttctaaacataagtttcattaaatcatttctaataaccgatttattttatctttgccatgatgacagtaaataatatttgactagatattttcaagacacttctatacagcttaaagtgacatttaaagacttaactaggttaattaggttaactaggcaggttagggtaattaggcaagttactgtataatgatggttcgttTTGTTGACTAtcacaaaaaatatagcttaaaggggctttgtttttgtttttgttttgtttggctttgtttaaactgcttttattctaaccgaaataaaacaaacaagactttctcctgaagaaaaaatattatcagacatactgtgaacatttccttgctctgttaaacatcatttgggaaatatttaaaaaagaaaaacaaatttaaagggggctaataattctgacttcaactgtatatatttattattaaagttcagagatataacttatttatctcaggagtttccctaaatgaaccttaacataaaaatgtaaacattaacatAAAGATGGCATTaaaaaaggcataaacacattaagggtgtttatttgctgaaattcgtattaaaatctgtgcTATTTGTATgcgcaaagtatatttgtaaggttttgtgcatattaaatatgtatattgaaaaggggaaaaacaatcgttgtatgaatgctgtaatgttcaaataatttttcgttaaaaatacattctttctacgagttcgttcttccgaggtgacctggaaAGACTGGTTTTCCCAAGAACGCatgtccgttctctgcattcttagtactgagaaacagcctatgctaagctaagcaaaaAGTGCTGCCGCCAGACACAGAAAATGGctttatgcattaaaaataaataaaacctcaactgtttaactcttggagagttgtaaaatgagcttatttccaAAATAAGTGTGGTGTACTGTTAATCATAACCAAATACACTAATATAAAACATTtcagtaaataaaatacatactgGCTGATCTCTGAGTGACGTATAAGGCTTATTTCCCTCACAGCGGTGAAGAACCAGGGGTCTGTGTTTGGTTTCTGGATGGACACTGCAGTTAAAGCGCAGCACACTAACAGGCAAATGAACATGCCAACTGTCTGGATGCTTCTTCACCAGATTTTCTACCATACTGGAGTGAAACAGGACAAACGCACATTTCTAAATTACTCCAAGATAACACTGTAACATATGtccaaaagacaaacaaacatacTTGATAATGTGATACTGAGTGTGAGGCTCCAGCTGTGATGCCTGGTGATGTCGAGAGACAAGGGAGATATCCTTTATCATCAAAATATTATTCAGTGCTCTGTTAACCTtgaaaataataagcaaattggGAGAAAGTCATTAATTAAACTGCAATAAGAAACTTTTCTTCACATTTTAAAAGACAAAACTAAAGCATGCATGAACTGTTTTGATATTATCCAGGAAGTCATAATGCAGGACTTACCGTTCTGACCTGAATCCCTCTTGCTCCCCATGGAGTGAGAAACCCCAGAGGAAAACCGTATCGGGAAATGGCATCGCACATAAGCAGGGCAACAGAATCAGAATTAGGCTTTTCTGATGGGAAGATTTCGATCCACTTAGTGTAATAGTCACAGATGACCACGATGTGACTGTAGGGGCCTTTGCTTTCTTGAAATGGCCCGGTTACATCTATACTCAGCCACTGCCATCTCTCCGTCACCTGCACagtgttaaaaataatttgttattcTATTTTTTCCAGTCTTCATACagaaatatatttgcatataaatcTGTAAGAGACTCACCTTAATAAACTTGGTGTTTGGATTTTGAGGTGTTTCAAGAGGTGCATCATCACTGGTGACATCACTTTCAGGGTCCTGTAGAAATATAGTGAAAAATGTACATCAATttatattagggatgcaccaatatggaTTTTTGGGTCGATTccgataactctttagattaACTGATATGTGTTCTGTTTGCTGTTGCTCacgtgttaaaataaatcagtatttaaaaatgctaaatataatgtgtcagacacaaaatagacatgtcaattaattttttattaaataataatgtaataaatattaatcggactagttaacggttaatattcgcTTAACGAGCAGCAAATATCGGTTGGGAAAATTAACCAAGTGTTTACACATGTAATACTGTTTCCTGAggctttttttgtgtatttaacccaaaatacacaatgacactatCAATCATATCTACAATCTTAAGGAACATGGTGAATTACGgagttattaacgcacagcaataccacacaaaaaagacagactttgaaggaataaacaatgtgaggaaagctccatTATGGTGTACCACACAAGTCTGAAAAAGTTCAACACATGCATGTGCGaagcaggcagttctgtacaattacataaTCTACTGCATTAAAGACATCGGCTTAATATTGATATTGAATtgataatattatcattattaacaatATCTATATAGCcgctgatatattgtgcatccctaatttatatatatatatatatatatatatatatatatatatatatatatatatatatatatatatatatatatatatatatatatatatatatatatatatatatatatatatatattaaatctgtAAGAGACTCACCTTAATAAACTTGGTATTTGGATTTTGAGGTGTTTCAAGAGGTGCATCATCACTGGTGACAtcactttcatttatatatatatatatatatatatatatatatatatatatattatataatatatataatataattcgcatataatatattatataatataatattaacagtACACATATTGacaagaaacatttaaagtacagAACAAATACAGAGTTATTTTATGCACTGCATGTATACATTTTGATGTGAAAAGTTATATTGATCTTGCTTTTAACAAATACAAGACTTTGCCGTGTCAGTTTGTGCATGAATAAAACTTCTCTAGACATTAAATTTACCTCAGGAAAGACTTTCAGAGTCTACAGCTTAATTCGCAGGtaattctgcaaaattaaca from Danio aesculapii chromosome 3, fDanAes4.1, whole genome shotgun sequence harbors:
- the zgc:153292 gene encoding uncharacterized protein zgc:153292, with product MPVCSAYKCKKRSDREYKEAYKRGEFSFHKFPLEDGLRVREWLRRMRWQNWWPTGNSVLCSDHFEKDCFEQVGSHKRLRKRAVPTIFNFPKHLQSKVPAVKRRSLNRTPVKVPIKPKPTPVSAPVIPRLEGTFVRVNVDSDGSSRGLFHAGSFHDDYCKPQSFHWMKLSEGDDESDDDSSDPESDVTSDDAPLETPQNPNTKFIKVTERWQWLSIDVTGPFQESKGPYSHIVVICDYYTKWIEIFPSEKPNSDSVALLMCDAISRYGFPLGFLTPWGARGIQVRTVNRALNNILMIKDISLVSRHHQASQLEPHTQYHIINMVENLVKKHPDSWHVHLPVSVLRFNCSVHPETKHRPLVLHRCEGNKPYTSLRDQPHSEDDLAKYTFKIQKPNPFKEIEALKRIFRESADCIVVS